A DNA window from Schistocerca gregaria isolate iqSchGreg1 chromosome 2, iqSchGreg1.2, whole genome shotgun sequence contains the following coding sequences:
- the LOC126335762 gene encoding uncharacterized protein LOC126335762, which translates to MLVLELWMRLRSIKAYLLDDMYHASLLFQQVAPLYGSPVERLDHLREAFVALRRAVEEMEEHFGLPIAIDITQCVLGATCSAYELLVIFVKPQLADYLSYSKSWSTAMLWLAFHSLKLVAMALSCAAAENAARRTTVLLRRLPVLPSGHWAAADSLFFTAAGFVNIDRRLLVSVLGTVITYLVIIGQFTVNN; encoded by the coding sequence ATGCTGGTTCTGGAACTGTGGATGAGGTTACGTAGTATCAAGGCGTACCTCCTGGACGACATGTACCATGCTTCACTTCTATTTCAACAAGTGGCTCCACTATATGGTTCACCAGTCGAAAGACTGGATCACCTTCGGGAGGCATTCGTAGCCTTGCGACGAGCGGTTGAGGAAATGGAGGAACACTTTGGACTACCCATCGCTATCGACATCACCCAGTGTGTGCTCGGTGCCACCTGTAGTGCTTACGagctgctcgtcatcttcgtgAAGCCACAACTTGCGGATTACCTGTCGTACAGTAAGTCATGGAGCACGGCGATGCTGTGGCTCGCTTTCCACAGCCTCAAGCTGGTGGCGATGGCGCTGTCGTGTGCGGCAGCTGAGAACGCGGCCAGACGCACCACTGTGCTTCTCAGGAGGTTGCCGGTGCTGCCATCTGGACACTGGGCAGCAGCGGACTCTTTGTTCTTTACCGCCGCTGGATTCGTAAATATTGACCGCCGTTTGCTGGTGTCTGTCCTCGGGACCGTCATTACATACCTTGTAATTATTGGTCAGTTCACTGTCAACAACTGA